The following proteins are co-located in the Chlorocebus sabaeus isolate Y175 chromosome 21, mChlSab1.0.hap1, whole genome shotgun sequence genome:
- the MATCAP2 gene encoding putative tyrosine carboxypeptidase MATCAP2 isoform X4, translating to MELTLQKYGSYEKFEQATGGSLLSKTRIWSHVRKYMMKEGCLGEIVVHLTEDLLSRASMTVVNGCPTLTINVCTAREHWLEGMLRHEIGTHYFRGINNLQQPWNSWTGRKKHELKPNNPTEEGLASIHSVLFRKDPFLWRAALLYYTVYRASQMSFCELFRDIGRFVKDPNTRWDYCVRAKRGWTDTSQPGCFSKDQVYLDGILQILRYRDTIDFHLLTALGKVSYEDVDRLKGLAVTENMRVPHFLQDHGRYMEHLEKIMEVNELTDRELKDLI from the exons ATGGAACTGACTTTACAAAAATACGGAAGTTATGAAAAATTTGAACAAGCCACTGGTGGTAGCTTGCTCTCTAAAACTCGAATCTGGAGTCACGTTAGGAAGTACATGATGAAGGAAGGCTGCCTAGGGGAG ATtgtagttcatctcactgaggacCTGCTTTCCCGAGCGTCAATGACAGTAGTAAATGGATGTCCAACTCTGACTATCAATGTGTGCACTGCACGTGAGCATTGGCTGGAGGGAATGCTGAGGCATGAAATAG GTACACATTATTTTCGAGGTATTAACAACCTCCAGCAGCCATGGAACAGTTGGACTGGACGTAAAAAACATGAGCTGAAGCCAAATAATCCCACAGAAGAAGGACTAGCAAGCATTCACAGTGTTCTGTTTAGAAAAGACCCCTTTTTGTGGAGGGCTGCCCTCCTCTACTACACTGTTTATCGAGCCAGCCAAATGTCTTTTTGTGAACTCTTCAGAGATATTGGCAGGTTTGTCAAGGACCCCAATACAAGATGGGATTATTGTGTACGGGCCAAGAGGGGATGGACTGATACTTCCCAACCAG GGTGTTTTAGTAAAGACCAGGTATACTTGGATGGAATTCTTCAAATCCTTCGATACAGAGATACCATAGACTTCCATCTGCTGACTGCCCTCGGGAAG gTTTCTTACGAAGATGTGGATCGCTTAAAAGGATTGGCAGTTACCGAAAACATGAGGGTCCCTCACTTCCTGCAGGACCATGGCCGATATATGGAACACTTAGAGAAGATCATGGAAGTGAATGAACTGACTGACAGGGAACTGAAAGATCTTATATAG